One Fusobacterium nucleatum genomic window carries:
- a CDS encoding V-type ATP synthase subunit I has product MAIVKMKKFKLFALEKDRKALLKELQKFDYVHFIKTSNEENKDLKEIELPENINLLKEKSQKVKWMKNFLLKLFPKEAKEEISNSSIEHLLFVQIEQQADKYDFNKDYETLDRISKEIETNKEEIINLEIRRKEIDSWRNIKEPIENLKAFKTAKVFLGTVPKKSFETLKDSIRNFDKVYVEEISQDSTMINLMVLGSKLEEKELRNQLKTHSFTELNFDFKGTFEEEFERIKLREEEIKKADSKLKNTAERLLKVIPKLEVQDNYLDNLLLRENIVSNFKKTDTVDVIEGYIPADMEYEFQKLITRISSRNSHLEISDVDKDNPEVPILLKNSGLTGLFASITQMYALPRYNEIDPTPILSIFYWVFFGMMVADFAYGLILCLVSGIALMVGSFSETTRKFLKFFFALSFSTMIWGLLYGSAFGDLIKLPTQVLDSSKDFMSILILSVIFGAVHLVIGLAIKAYILIKNGHFMDAIYDVFLWYLTLASLIMLILAGKFGFSDFTKNILLVCTLVGMLGIVAFGARDAETLVGRIGGGIYSLYGITSYIGDFVSYLRLMALGLAGGFIAVAINIIVKMLVSGGILGIILGVIVFAFGQSFNIFLSFLSAYVHTSRLMYVEFFSKFYEGGGKAFKKFRI; this is encoded by the coding sequence ATGGCAATAGTTAAAATGAAAAAGTTTAAATTATTTGCTCTTGAAAAAGATAGAAAAGCTTTATTAAAAGAGTTACAAAAATTTGATTATGTTCATTTCATCAAGACCTCAAATGAAGAAAATAAAGATTTAAAAGAAATAGAACTTCCTGAAAATATTAATCTACTTAAAGAAAAAAGTCAAAAAGTTAAGTGGATGAAAAATTTTTTATTAAAACTTTTTCCTAAAGAAGCTAAGGAAGAAATTTCAAACAGCTCCATTGAACACTTACTTTTTGTACAAATAGAACAGCAGGCAGATAAATATGATTTTAATAAAGATTATGAGACTTTGGATAGAATAAGCAAAGAAATTGAGACTAATAAAGAGGAAATTATAAATCTTGAAATTAGAAGAAAAGAGATTGATAGTTGGAGAAATATAAAAGAGCCTATTGAAAATTTAAAAGCTTTTAAAACAGCAAAAGTATTTTTAGGTACTGTACCAAAGAAAAGTTTTGAAACTCTGAAAGATAGTATAAGGAATTTTGATAAGGTATATGTAGAAGAAATTTCACAAGATTCAACTATGATAAATTTAATGGTTTTAGGTTCAAAATTAGAGGAAAAAGAATTAAGAAATCAATTGAAAACTCATAGTTTTACAGAACTTAATTTTGATTTTAAAGGTACTTTTGAAGAAGAGTTTGAAAGAATAAAACTAAGAGAAGAAGAAATCAAAAAAGCTGATAGTAAGTTAAAAAATACGGCAGAAAGACTTTTAAAAGTCATTCCAAAATTAGAAGTACAAGATAATTATTTGGATAATTTATTATTGAGAGAAAATATAGTTTCTAATTTCAAAAAAACAGATACTGTGGATGTTATAGAAGGATATATTCCAGCAGATATGGAATATGAATTTCAAAAACTTATTACAAGAATTTCAAGTAGAAATAGCCATTTAGAAATTTCAGATGTGGATAAGGATAATCCAGAAGTACCAATTTTACTAAAAAATTCTGGTCTAACTGGTTTATTTGCTTCTATTACTCAAATGTATGCACTACCTAGATATAATGAAATTGACCCTACACCAATATTATCAATATTTTATTGGGTATTCTTTGGAATGATGGTAGCAGATTTTGCTTATGGTTTAATATTATGTTTGGTATCAGGTATTGCATTAATGGTAGGAAGTTTTAGTGAAACAACTAGAAAATTTTTAAAATTTTTCTTTGCATTAAGTTTTTCAACTATGATATGGGGATTACTATATGGTAGTGCCTTTGGTGATTTAATAAAATTACCAACACAAGTTTTAGATTCATCAAAAGATTTTATGTCTATTTTAATATTATCAGTGATATTCGGAGCAGTTCATTTGGTAATAGGGTTAGCTATTAAAGCATATATTCTTATAAAAAATGGACATTTTATGGATGCTATATATGATGTTTTCTTATGGTATTTGACTTTGGCAAGTTTAATTATGCTTATTCTTGCAGGAAAATTTGGATTTAGTGATTTTACTAAGAATATTCTTTTAGTTTGTACTCTTGTCGGAATGTTAGGCATAGTTGCTTTTGGAGCAAGAGATGCAGAAACTTTAGTAGGAAGAATAGGAGGAGGAATTTACTCACTATATGGAATTACCTCATATATAGGAGATTTTGTTTCCTATTTAAGACTTATGGCATTGGGCTTAGCAGGAGGTTTTATAGCAGTTGCTATAAATATTATTGTAAAAATGTTAGTGAGTGGAGGAATACTTGGAATTATACTTGGAGTAATTGTATTTGCATTTGGACAATCATTTAATATATTTTTAAGTTTCTTATCTGCTTATGTACATACTTCAAGACTTATGTATGTAGAATTTTTCTCTAAATTCTATGAAGGTGGAGGAAAGGCATTTAAAAAATTCAGGATATAG
- a CDS encoding DUF1353 domain-containing protein, with protein MLKNSIKLKRENNLFSVVVEDYTKYIKNFPIIVPKGFRTDGASIPLVLRPFFERYGKNTEAAVIHDFLYSKFNDTGINRELADKIFLFILKENGVSYRVRKVMYKAVRMFGEVFWEKKLRNEGYKNQAIIDRTEEAKLYYSEWEKKLGKL; from the coding sequence ATGTTGAAGAATAGCATAAAATTAAAAAGAGAAAATAATTTATTTAGTGTAGTTGTTGAAGACTACACTAAATATATAAAAAACTTTCCAATAATTGTTCCAAAAGGATTTAGAACCGATGGAGCAAGTATTCCTCTTGTACTTCGTCCATTTTTTGAGAGATATGGAAAAAATACAGAAGCAGCAGTTATTCATGATTTTTTATACTCTAAGTTCAATGATACAGGTATAAATAGGGAATTAGCTGATAAAATATTTTTATTCATCTTGAAAGAAAATGGAGTATCTTACAGAGTTAGAAAGGTAATGTATAAGGCTGTGAGGATGTTTGGAGAAGTCTTTTGGGAGAAAAAACTTAGAAATGAAGGATATAAGAATCAAGCTATAATTGATAGAACAGAAGAGGCAAAGCTATATTATAGTGAATGGGAGAAAAAATTAGGAAAACTTTAG
- a CDS encoding phage holin family protein, giving the protein MGKMNGLFEHWFIRGTIGFILYLLGGWSKSLEIMMTFIIVDYISGYLKSIYKKEISSKKAFRGIIKKASCILAVIIGASLDKLIEGTPINIPISLFNVPLSFKELIIFSVIGNEGISIIENLGEMNFPFPLFIKKFFKQLKQQDEQDKDKN; this is encoded by the coding sequence ATGGGGAAGATGAATGGGTTATTTGAACACTGGTTTATAAGAGGTACAATTGGTTTTATATTATATTTATTAGGTGGTTGGAGCAAATCACTTGAAATAATGATGACATTTATAATAGTTGATTATATAAGTGGATATTTAAAGAGCATCTATAAGAAAGAAATATCATCTAAAAAAGCTTTTAGAGGGATTATAAAGAAAGCCTCTTGTATTTTGGCTGTTATAATAGGTGCTTCACTTGATAAATTAATAGAAGGGACTCCTATAAATATTCCAATTAGCTTATTCAATGTTCCCCTGTCTTTTAAAGAATTAATAATATTTTCAGTAATAGGGAATGAAGGAATAAGTATAATTGAAAATTTGGGAGAAATGAATTTCCCCTTTCCTTTATTTATTAAGAAGTTCTTCAAGCAGTTAAAACAGCAAGATGAGCAAGATAAAGATAAAAATTAA
- a CDS encoding M15 family metallopeptidase: protein MFSLSQTSKNMMVGVHPDLVRFMEELIGLSPHDFKITCGMRTAEEQNKLYQYGRTIPGTWRTNCDGYKVQSNHQEKIDGLGYAIDIGVLVKEKTKKIVVENGKKLEKEVEKIVYKAGPQDFHYYKDIYEIAKKHGLIDKYNIEWGGEWKKVDAVHFQIRGAGKIPYKVVYKK from the coding sequence ATGTTTAGTTTATCACAAACAAGTAAAAATATGATGGTAGGGGTTCATCCTGATCTAGTGAGATTTATGGAAGAACTAATAGGATTAAGTCCTCATGATTTCAAAATAACTTGTGGAATGAGAACAGCAGAGGAGCAAAATAAGCTATATCAATATGGGAGAACTATTCCAGGAACATGGAGAACAAATTGCGATGGATATAAAGTTCAATCAAATCATCAAGAGAAGATTGATGGACTTGGTTATGCTATTGATATTGGTGTATTAGTTAAAGAAAAAACTAAAAAAATAGTGGTAGAAAATGGTAAAAAACTGGAAAAGGAAGTGGAAAAAATAGTTTACAAAGCAGGACCACAAGACTTTCATTATTATAAAGATATCTATGAAATTGCAAAGAAACATGGGTTAATAGATAAATATAATATTGAATGGGGTGGAGAATGGAAAAAAGTAGATGCTGTACATTTCCAAATCAGAGGAGCTGGGAAAATACCTTACAAGGTAGTTTATAAAAAATAG